Proteins encoded in a region of the Fretibacterium sp. OH1220_COT-178 genome:
- a CDS encoding DUF4279 domain-containing protein, with protein MVFAIYSSTVEFDKDMDAKLKLVHTTIGKKDLSRSLPIAVNSWIYEIPFLGDNDFESKALEFSKLLSDRQEIISELKRNNHYKIRVALYVRTGQKQVNYTLDPETISNLAKLGLGCDADLIILGDDCCNADLIFSDS; from the coding sequence ATGGTTTTTGCTATATACAGTAGCACTGTGGAGTTTGATAAAGATATGGATGCGAAATTGAAATTGGTTCACACGACCATCGGTAAAAAAGATCTATCACGTTCTCTTCCTATTGCAGTGAATTCATGGATATACGAAATACCTTTTCTTGGGGACAATGATTTTGAGTCTAAAGCACTAGAGTTTTCCAAATTACTGAGCGATAGACAAGAGATTATTTCTGAGTTGAAGCGGAATAATCACTACAAAATACGAGTTGCATTATATGTACGTACAGGACAAAAACAGGTTAACTATACATTGGATCCTGAGACTATAAGTAATCTAGCCAAGCTAGGGCTTGGATGTGATGCTGATTTAATTATATTAGGGGATGACTGTTGTAACGCTGATTTAATCTTTTCGGATAG